In Silene latifolia isolate original U9 population chromosome 3, ASM4854445v1, whole genome shotgun sequence, a single window of DNA contains:
- the LOC141648067 gene encoding uncharacterized protein LOC141648067 — MASQRQEISHKAGETVGQAQEKSDGVLSQVSNVASGTAQQASHILQQTGESVKNIAVGAADVVKNTLGINNPSDNNPSDNNPSNPSNTSATTASLPATTTLPTTHTTTHSRT, encoded by the exons atggcaagccAACGTCAAGAAATCAGCCACAAAGCCGGTGAGACCGTCGGCCAAGCTCAG GAGAAGAGCGACGGAGTGTTGAGCCAAGTGAGCAATGTAGCATCCGGAACTGCTCAACAAGCCTCTCATATCCTCCAACAG ACCGGAGAGTCAGTGAAGAATATTGCAGTAGGAGCAGCTGATGTAGTGAAGAACACCTTAGGCATTAACAATCCAAGCGACAACAACCCAAGCGACAACAATCCCAGCAACCCCTCCAACACTTCCGCCACCACCGCTTCACTTCCAGCTACCACCACACTTCCAACTACCCACACCACCACACATTCAAGGACTTAA
- the LOC141648066 gene encoding ABC transporter C family member 3-like gives MLSMITEKLNLITSMSGILLKQNSVTGFLSNPVFLVGFSVILHLLLFLGLTCAWMWTMLRRKNYNNEKSKNKSLSYKPVFYISLALSIYNLVLCIFNYFYWHKSGWSDQNLPTLFDLLIRVVTWSLVSIYLHTQFCKRSNASEFPLLLRIWWWVYLALSTYCTVVHIAQCIENRNLPVQVLLSDAVYVVSGLFLCCASMFRKDVRNNSGLEEKLLNGSKKIGDEPLVSPYLNAGFLNTLTFYWVGSLIAKGYKKVLDLEDIPPLSGQDDVNESYISFRDILEDRGRKGKKVTTFQLAKALIFFTWVDILKSALYCLLYTLASYVGPYLIDTFVQYLNGKREIKNEGFLLVSAFCGAKLVECLAQRHWFLRLQVAGVRVKAVLTESIYKKALTVSSLSKQGHTSGEMINIMSVDAERVGHFSWFIHDPWMVILQVALSLMILYKSLGLASIASLLTTVLIMLVNFPLSTLFDKYQEKLMESKDKRMKATSEILKNMRILKLQAWEMKFLSKIVELRNVENGWLKKFLYVFSMTTFLFFATPTFVSLVSFGTCIIIGIPLETGKILTALATFRTLQEPIVNLPDSISMIIQTKVSLDRIASFLSLDDLDPSSVERLPRAMSDVAIEISGGNFKWDPSEESPTLKDINLTVHHGMRVAVCGTVGSGKSTLLTCILGEVPKISGILRLSGLTAYVPQSPWIQSGKIVDNILFGQEMDAVKYDRVLEACALKKDLEILPFEDHTVIGERGINLSGGQKQRIQIARALYQDADIYIFDDPFSAVDAHTGSHLFKECLLGFLQSKTVIYVTHQMEFLPAADLILVMKDGRILEAGKYNDILSAGTNFIELVGAHEQALLSLDPVERDPLNSILHEHLSDTMPLEEEINGGHNDEMNDYNSVKGQLVEEEEREKGRVGLSVYWKYITTAYGGALVPLILLSQIFFQLLQIGSNYWMAWATPASSDVEPTVNSSTLIMVYVVLSIGSAFCVLARSTLLATVAYKTATLLFSKMHSCIFRAPMSFFDSTPSGRILNRASTDQSAVDTSIANQVGAFVFSLIQLIGIIAVMSQVAWQVFLIFIPVAAISIWYQQYYLPSAREISRLSGVAKAPVIQHFSETISGATTIRSFNHESRFCKTSLNLINGYSRAKFYSAAAILWLCFRLDLLSLIAFTFSAIFLVSLPVGLINPGIAGLAVTYGLDLSGVQGWAIWNLCNMENKIISVERILQYTCITSEPPLVIEENRPDSSWPSWGEIRIQDLKVRYAPHLPLVLQGITCTFEGGKKTGIVGRTGSGKSTLIQTLFRLVEPTAGRIFIDGINISTIGLHDLRSRLSIIPQDPTMFEGTVRTNLDPLEEYTDDQIWEALDKCQLAEDVRKKEGKLDSIVTENGENWSMGQRQLVCLGRVLLKKSKVLVLDEATASVDTATDNLIQQTLKQHFTDSTVIVIAHRITSVIDSHMVVLLSNGFVQECDSPSKLLENKSSSFSKLVAEYASRSNSRAD, from the exons ATGCTTTCTATGATTACGGAAAAACTGAACCTTATCACAAGTATGTCAGGAATCTTGCTCAAACAAAACTCAGTTACTGGTTTCCTTAGCAATCCAGTGTTTTTAGTAGGATTTTCTGTTATACTACACTTGCTTCTGTTTCTTGGTCTAACATGTGCATGGATGTGGACTATGTTACGCcgaaaaaattacaataatgaaaaatccaaaaacaaatcCTTGAGCTATAAGCCTGTTTTTTACATTTCTTTAGCTCTTTCTATATATAATCTTGTGTTATGTATCTTCAATTACTTCTACTGGCATAAATCTGGTTGGTCAGACCAAAATTTACCAACCCTTTTCGATTTACTGATCCGGGTTGTTACATGGTCACTAGTTTCTATTTACTTGCATACTCAATTCTGCAAGCGCTCGAATGCTTCAGAGTTTCCACTTTTGTTGAGAATTTGGTGGTGGGTTTACCTTGCTCTTTCCACTTACTGCACTGTCGTACACATAGCTCAGTGTATTGAAAATcgaaacttgccagttcaagttTTGCTATCAGATGCTGTGTATGTTGTATCAGGCCTTTTCCTTTGTTGTGCTAGTATGTTCCGGAAGGATGTTAGAAATAATAGCGGTCTGGAAGAGAAACTTCTAAATGGTAGCAAGAAAATTGGGGATGAACCATTAGTTAGTCCATACTTGAATGCTGGATTCTTAAATACTTTAACTTTCTATTGGGTAGGGTCTTTAATAGCTAAGGGTTATAAGAAAGTCTTGGACCTTGAGGATATCCCTCCTCTTTCGGGTCAAGACGATGTTAACGAGTCCTACATCAGTTTTCGGGATATCTTAGAAGATCGAGGGAGAAAGGGTAAGAAGGTAACAACATTTCAGCTTGCCAAAGCCTTAATTTTCTTCACATGGGTTGATATCCTAAAGTCAGCTTTGTATTGTCTCCTATACACATTGGCTTCATATGTCGGTCCGTACCTTATTGATACCTTTGTCCAATACCTTAATGGGAAGAGGGAAATAAAAAATGAAGGCTTTCTTTTAGTTTCCGCGTTTTGTGGTGCCAAGCTTGTGGAATGCCTTGCTCAGAGACATTGGTTCTTAAGGCTTCAAGTGGCTGGTGTTAGGGTGAAAGCGGTGCTTACTGAGAGCATTTATAAGAAGGCCTTGACAGTCTCTAGCCTCTCGAAACAAGGTCATACAAGTGGGGAAATGATCAATATTATGTCGGTTGATGCAGAAAGGGTTGGCCATTTTAGTTGGTTCATCCATGATCCATGGATGGTCATCTTGCAGGTGGCATTGTCCTTGATGATCTTGTACAAAAGTCTTGGGCTTGCATCAATCGCTTCGCTTCTCACCACCGTGCTCATCATGCTCGTCAATTTTCCTCTATCGACCTTATTTGATAAGTATCAAGAGAAGTTAATGGAGTCCAAGGATAAAAGAATGAAGGCTACATCCGAAATATTGAAAAATATGAGAATTCTCAAGTTGCAAGCATGGGAAATGAAATTTCTGTCAAAGATTGTTGAGCTAAGAAATGTAGAGAATGGTTGGTTGAAGAAATTTCTCTATGTTTTCTCTATGACAACATTTCTTTTCTTTGCTACCCCAACATTCGTGTCTCTCGTTTCTTTCGGGACATGTATAATTATAGGCATCCCTCTAGAAACAGGCAAGATTTTGACAGCACTTGCTACATTCAGAACTCTTCAGGAACCCATTGTTAATCTGCCTGACTCAATTTCTATGATCATCCAAACAAAAGTTTCCCTTGATAGAATTGCCTCATTCCTTAGCCTTGATGACTTGGACCCTAGCTCTGTCGAAAGACTTCCTCGAGCTATGTCCGATGTAGCTATTGAGATATCAGGTGGGAATTTTAAGTGGGACCCATCTGAGGAAAGCCCTACTTTGAAGGACATCAATCTGACAGTTCATCATGGCATGAGAGTAGCTGTCTGCGGTACTGTAGGTTCCGGCAAGTCCACCTTATTGACTTGTATATTAGGTGAAGTTCCAAAGATATCTGGAATATTAAGGCTAAGTGGGTTGACTGCGTATGTTCCACAATCTCCATGGATTCAAAGTGGGAAGATAGTTGATAACATTCTATTTGGCCAGGAAATGGATGCCGTTAAATATGACAGGGTGTTAGAAGCTTGTGCTTTGAAGAAGGATCTTGAGATCTTGCCCTTTGAAGATCATACTGTTATTGGTGAGAGGGGTATCAATTTAAGTGGTGGTCAGAAACAAAGGATACAGATTGCTCGCGCTTTGTATCAAGACGCTGACATTTACATATTTGACGATCCTTTTAGCGCTGTGGATGCTCATACTGGAAGTCATCTGTTCAAG GAATGTCTTCTTGGGTTCTTACAATCCAAAACAGTTATATATGTCACACACCAAATGGAGTTCTTACCAGCTGCTGATCTAATTTTG GTCATGAAAGATGGGAGAATATTAGAAGCAGGAAAGTACAATGACATTCTTTCTGCAGGAACAAACTTTATAGAACTTGTGGGAGCACATGAACAAGCCCTGCTTTCACTCGATCCAGTTGAGCGTGATCCACTAAACTCAATTCTTCATGAGCATCTTAGCGACACAATGCCCTTAGAAGAAGAGATCAACGGCGGACATAATGATGAAATGAATGACTATAACTCCGTTAAGGGGCAACTTGTCGAAGAAGAAGAACGAGAGAAAGGTAGAGTTGGACTTTCAGTGTACTGGAAGTACATCACTACAGCATATGGAGGAGCTTTAGTTCCCCTCATACTGTTATCCCAAATTTTCTTCCAGCTTCTTCAGATTGGAAGCAATTATTGGATGGCTTGGGCGACACCCGCTTCTTCTGATGTTGAGCCTACTGTTAATTCAAGCACTTTGATAATGGTGTATGTCGTTTTGTCCATTGGAAGTGCCTTTTGTGTCCTCGCCAGATCAACCCTTCTTGCCACGGTTGCATACAAGACTGCGACATTGCTTTTCAGTAAGATGCATTCCTGCATATTCCGAGCTCCTATGTCTTTTTTCGACTCTACTCCAAGTGGCCGGATCTTAAACCGT GCATCTACAGATCAAAGTGCAGTTGATACGAGCATTGCAAATCAAGTTGGTGCATTTGTATTTAGTTTGATTCAGCTCATTGGGATTATAGCGGTGATGTCACAAGTCGCTTGGCAAGTTTTCCTTATCTTCATCCCCGTTGCTGCAATCTCTATTTGGTATCAG CAATACTATTTACCTTCAGCAAGAGAAATCAGTCGATTGAGTGGAGTAGCGAAAGCTCCAGTGATACAGCATTTCTCTGAGACTATATCTGGAGCTACAACCATAAGGAGCTTTAACCACGAATCCAGATTTTGTAAAACAAGCTTGAATCTTATAAATGGATATTCAAGAGCAAAGTTCTACAGTGCTGCTGCAATTCTGTGGCTTTGCTTTCGTTTGGACTTGCTGTCTTTGATTGCATTTACGTTCTCTGCAATATTTTTAGTCTCTCTTCCTGTTGGACTGATTAATCCTG GAATTGCTGGTCTAGCTGTGACATATGGACTTGATCTGAGCGGGGTGCAAGGTTGGGCGATATGGAATTTATGCAACATGGAGAATAAGATCATCTCAGTCGAGAGAATCCTTCAGTATACTTGTATAACGAGTGAGCCTCCCCTTGTTATAGAAGAAAATAGGCCTGACAGCTCTTGGCCTTCTTGGGGAGAAATCAGAATACAGGACCTCAAG GTCCGTTATGCACCACACCTGCCGCTAGTACTGCAGGGTATTACATGCACATTCGAAGGAGGAAAAAAGACGGGAATTGTAGGAAGGACAGGCAGTGGCAAATCAACCCTCATTCAAACACTCTTCCGGCTTGTTGAACCTACTGCCGGAAGAATATTCATTGATGGCATCAACATTTCCACCATTGGACTTCATGATTTAAGGTCTCGATTGAGCATTATCCCTCAAGATCCCACCATGTTCGAAGGGACTGTCCGCACAAACCTTGATCCCCTAGAGGAGTACACTGATGATCAAATTTGGGAG GCTCTTGATAAGTGCCAACTTGCTGAAGATGTGAGAAAGAAAGAAGGAAAGCTTGATTCTATAG TAACTGAGAATGGAGAGAACTGGAGCATGGGCCAAAGACAACTAGTCTGTCTAGGCCGCGTCCTTCTTAAGAAAAGCAAGGTACTGGTTCTAGACGAAGCAACAGCATCAGTCGACACAGCAACAGATAACTTAATACAGCAGACATTAAAGCAACACTTTACGGATTCAACTGTGATCGTTATCGCCCACAGGATTACTTCAGTTATCGACAGTCATATGGTGGTGCTCTTAAGCAACGGATTTGTTCAGGAATGTGATTCTCCTTCGAAGTTGCTAGAGAATAAGTCGTCTTCATTTTCCAAACTTGTTGCAGAGTATGCAAGTAGATCTAATTCTAGAGCGGATTAA
- the LOC141649717 gene encoding uncharacterized protein LOC141649717: protein MPGNTQATKTQFHPAYSVSNIKNYVQITLETENVHYASWAELFLNTARAFDVIDHIAPEKDAVITKDAQWNRLDAVVKQWIYSTISLDLLHTILEPGATAQGAWDRLKDIFSDNQHSRAVMLEQQFTNIHMDNYPNVSAYCQALKMVADQLANVGAPVSETRLVLQLVTHVSEGFEAIATIIQQKDPLPTFYKARSMLALEENNRRLKTASANPDTALVASSSNAPADSNARPNTNNSKGGGGSNYKGKGNNGGRHNKGNYRGKNNNGGNSQNAGNKNSRQGQQQQQNGTWTWVPLSPWQQPPQQGWPAPPCPYPTASWTPPGNSRSPGILGPRPGQAFVAQPSPIGASQGAFVPTDLAAVMQSLNLQQPDDNYYMDTGASSHMTSNSGKLSSYSSLSNNRHIIVGNGSMIPIVGCGAMNLPYPHNSLTLKNVLHVPNIIKNLVSVRQFTSDNNVSVEFDPFGFTVKDLKTGTPIMRRHSTGDLYPLLPTSHAPPATPHHALTAVPTTTWHGRLGHPGSTIFNSLCTNKTISCQPMNSLSICQSCQLGKHVKLPFHNSMSNTVNPFDILHSDLWTSPVLSTLNHRYCNTPYL, encoded by the coding sequence ATGCCAGGCAACACCCAGGCTACCAAAACCCAGTTTCATCCCGCCTATTCCGTCTCCAATATCAAAAACTATGTGCAAATCACACTCGAAACCGAAAACGTCCATTACGCGTCATGGGCAGAACTCTTCCTCAATACTGCCCGAGCTTTTGATGTCATCGATCATATTGCGCCCGAAAAGGACGCTGTGATCACCAAAGACGCTCAATGGAATCGTCTCGATGCCGTTGTCAAACAATGGATTTACAGCACGATTTCCCTCGATCTCCTTCACACGATATTGGAACCGGGTGCCACTGCTCAAGGGGCTTGGGACCGTCTTAAGGACATTTTCAGCGACAATCAACATTCCCGAGCCGTCATGTTGGAACAACAGTTCACCAACATCCATATGGACAATTACCCCAATGTTTCGGCGTACTGTCAGGCGCTTAAAATGGTTGCAGATCAACTCGCGAATGTTGGTGCCCCTGTCTCCGAGACACGCCTGGTACTCCAACTGGTCACTCATGTGTCCGAAGGCTTTGAGGCCATCGCCACCATCATTCAACAAAAAGACCCTCTCCCTACTTTCTACAAGGCCCGTTCGATGCTTGCTCTGGAGGAAAATAACCGTCGTCTTAAGACGGCCTCCGCCAACCCTGACACAGCCCTGGTGGCGTCATCCTCCAATGCCCCTGCCGACTCCAATGCTCGCCCCAACACCAACAATTCGAAGGGTGGTGGCGGCTCTAACTACAAGGGCAAAGGCAACAATGGTGGTCGTCACAACAAAGGGAATTATCGAGGTAAGAATAACAATGGTGGTAATTCACAAAATGCAGGAAATAAAAATTCTCGACAGGGACAACAACAGCAGCAAAACGGCACTTGGACGTGGGTCCCTCTCTCCCCTTGGCAACAGCCACCGCAGCAAGGGTGGCCTGCCCCTCCGTGTCCATATCCGACGGCCTCCTGGACTCCTCCTGGTAACTCACGCTCTCCGGGCATTCTTGGTCCACGCCCTGGTCAAGCTTTTGTTGCTCAACCGAGTCCCATAGGCGCCTCTCAAGGAGCTTTTGTTCCGACCGATCTCGCTGCTGTTATGCAATCTCTCAATCTCCAGCAGCCGGATGACAACTATTATATGGACACGGGTGCGTCGTCGCACATGACATCCAACTCTGGTAAACTCTCCTCTTATTCTTCTTTGAGTAATAATCGTCATATTATTGTCGGAAATGGTAGTATGATTCCTATTGTTGGTTGTGGCGCTATGAACCTTCCCTACCCACATAATTCCCTTACTCTTAAAAATGTTCTACATGTTCCCAATATTATCAAAAACTTAGTCTCTGTACGTCAGTTTACTAGTGATAATAATGTCTCAGTCGAATTTGACCCGTTTGGTTTTACCGTGAAGGATCTCAAGACGGGGACGCCGATTATGAGAAGGCATAGCACGGGTGACCTTTATCCTCTCCTACCCACGTCCCATGCTCCACCCGCCACCCCACATCACGCTCTCACTGCCGTCCCGACAACAACCTGGCATGGACGACTTGGACATCCCGGCTCTACTATTTTTAATTCTCTTTGTACTAATAAGACGATTTCATGTCAACCTATGAACTCTTTATCTATTTGTCAATCATGTCAACTTGGTAAACACGTAAAATTGCCCTTTCATAATTCCATGTCTAATACTGTTAACCCATTTGACATATTGCATTCCGATTTATGGACATCTCCCGTCTTAAGTACACTTAACCATCgttattgtaatactccgtatttataa
- the LOC141646297 gene encoding uncharacterized protein LOC141646297, translating into MASHGKSYRAGEATGRVEEKTDQMMDKTMGAAQAAKNKASEKAQSTKNQAQSTKAQSGGYLSEKAQVAKDKASGAAQATKDKASEMAETAKETAEAGKDNAGGLLQRTGEQVKNMAQGAADAVKHTFGVYDEDDEPINTKHTTTTTTTRRS; encoded by the exons ATGGCATCCCATGGGAAGAGTTACAGGGCTGGTGAAGCTACTGGCCGTGTTGAG GAGAAGACAGACCAAATGATGGACAAGACAATGGGTGCAGCCCAAGCAGCAAAGAACAAGGCATCAGAAAAGGCCCAGTCCACCAAAAACCAGGCCCAATCCACCAAAGCCCAAAGTGGTGGGTATCTCTCAGAGAAGGCCCAAGTAGCCAAGGACAAGGCCTCGGGGGCGGCCCAAGCCACCAAGGACAAGGCGTCGGAGATGGCAGAGACAGCCAAAGAGACGGCGGAAGCCGGAAAAGACAATGCAGGGGGGTTACTACAAAGGACAGGGGAGCAAGTTAAGAATATGGCACAAGGTGCTGCTGATGCTGTTAAGCATACTTTTGGGGTgtatgatgaggatgatgagccCATTAATACTAAGCATACTACTACTACCACTACTACTAGGAGATCTTAA